A window of Micromonospora sp. WMMC415 genomic DNA:
CTGGTCGGTGAGGTCACCGAGGAGGCGGTCCGCGCCGCCGCCGCGACGCTGCGTCCGGAGCGCCGCGCCGCCATCGACGTCGTCGCCGGAGGTGCCCGGTGAGCGCGAGGAGTGAGCCGGGTCTGCGAGCCCCGCAATCGCGAACGAAGAAGGGCCGGGTGAGCGCGACCGCCCCCGCCGCGCCGCGCACGCTGCCGCCGCTCGGCCCCACCCGCCGGCTCAAGCTGCCGAAGCAGGCCGAGCGCACGCTGGGCAACGGGCTCACGGTGATCGCCGTACGCCGCCCGGCCGTGCCCCTGGTCGAGCTGCGGCTCTGGATGCCTTTCGGGCGGGTGCAGCTCGCCCGCGGCGCGATGCTCGCGCAGACCCTGCTCTCCGGCACGGAGACGATGAGCGCCGTGCAGATCGCCGCCGAGTTGCAGAAGGTCGGCGGCGGGCTGTCCGCCGGGATCGACCCGGACCGGTTGATGCTCTCCGGCGCGGGGCTGGTCACCGGCCTGGACCGGACGTTGGAGATCCTGGCGGACGTGCTGACCGGGGCGACGTACCCGGCCGGCGACGTCGCCACCGAGCGGGACCGGCTGATCGACCGGATCCAGGTGGCGCAGAGCCAGCCGGCGCACCTCGCCCGGACCGCCCTGCTCAAGCGGATCTACGGCAAGCACCCGTACGCGGTGCAGACCCCCGATCCGGAGCAGGTCCGGGCGGTGCGGCCGGGCGTGCTGCGGACCCTGCACGCCCAGCGGGTGCACCCGGCCGACGCGGTCCTCGTGCTCGTCGGGGACGTGCAGCCGGACCGGGCGCTCGACGCGGCCGAGAAGGCGCTCGCCGGCTGGAACGGCGCCGGGCACGTCGCCGAGCTGCCGCCCACGCCGCCGCTGGAGCCGGGGCCGTTGCTGCTCGTCGACCGTCCCCTGTCGGTGCAGTCGTCCCTGCGGGTGGCGCTGCCGGCGGTGCCGCGCACCCACCCGGACCACGCCGCCCTGCAGCTGGCCAACCTGATCTTCGGCGGCTACTTCTCCTCCCGCTGGGTGGAGAACATCCGCGAGGACAAGGGCTACACGTACGGGCCGCACTCGCTGGTCGAGCACTCGGTGGCCGGGTCGGTGCTGGTCGCCGCCGCCGAGGTGGCCACCGAGGTGACCGGCCCGGCGCTGCTGGAGACCACGTACGAGCTGGGCCGGCTGGCCTCCGTCCCACCCAAGGAGGAGGAGCTGGAGCAGGCCCGCCAGTACGCCCTCGGCACCCTCCAGCTCGGCATGTCCACCCAGGCCGGGCTGGCGTCGCTGACCAGCGCGTACGCCGGGAACGGCCTCCGCCTGGACTTCCTGGCGGAGCACGCGGCGCGGCTGGCGAAGGCGACCGTGTCCGACGTCGCCGAGGCGGCGGCCCGGTACCTCGCGCCGGCCCGGGCGGTCACGGTCGTCCTGGGCGACGCCGAGCGGGTCGGCCCGCAGCTCGAGGCGCTCACCCCGGTCGTCACCGGACCGGCCGGGCAGTGAGCGGCGGCGAGGAGGCGCCACCGCTGGCCCGTTCCACCCTGGATCGGGCGGCGCACCGGCGGACCGACCCGGACTGGTTGGCCCAGGCGTGGGCCGGGGCCCGGGTGCTGGTGCTCGACGGCGGCTCCGAGGG
This region includes:
- a CDS encoding pitrilysin family protein — protein: MSATAPAAPRTLPPLGPTRRLKLPKQAERTLGNGLTVIAVRRPAVPLVELRLWMPFGRVQLARGAMLAQTLLSGTETMSAVQIAAELQKVGGGLSAGIDPDRLMLSGAGLVTGLDRTLEILADVLTGATYPAGDVATERDRLIDRIQVAQSQPAHLARTALLKRIYGKHPYAVQTPDPEQVRAVRPGVLRTLHAQRVHPADAVLVLVGDVQPDRALDAAEKALAGWNGAGHVAELPPTPPLEPGPLLLVDRPLSVQSSLRVALPAVPRTHPDHAALQLANLIFGGYFSSRWVENIREDKGYTYGPHSLVEHSVAGSVLVAAAEVATEVTGPALLETTYELGRLASVPPKEEELEQARQYALGTLQLGMSTQAGLASLTSAYAGNGLRLDFLAEHAARLAKATVSDVAEAAARYLAPARAVTVVLGDAERVGPQLEALTPVVTGPAGQ